The nucleotide window AAATGATAAAATTTACAAAAATTATAAAATTTAAATAATAAACTTAAATCTATGAAATAATCATATTTATATAATATTTAAATAGATAAATACATAAATTAGATTAATATTTTAAATCAAATAAAAAAACCGCCTAATTGGCGGTTTTGGTTATTCTTTTATTAATTTAGTTTGATTTTTACTACCATCATTATATTCGATGGTCAAAATATAATTTCCTTTTTTGAGTTCTGACACTTTTATTTCTTTAGAAATGTTGTTGATTATTTTGATCTTTCTCCCGGAGAAGTCAGATATAGTAAGTGATTTTACAGAATCCGCACTATCCAGATAAATTACATCTTTGAAAGGATTTGGATAAACTTTAATTTCCTTCTTAGCAACATCAGACACTGCTAGAAACGGTGATTGTGTCAATTTGAAATCATCTAAAATAACCCAATAATCTCCTGACATCCATTGTCCTGAAACTCTTAATTTAAAATCAGCTGAAGCTGGAATTGTATTTTGAGGTAGAGAGACAGTCCAAGTCGCACAAGCAGCCACGGATGCTAATGTAATTGTTTGTAAAGCAACATAAGTCTGGCCACCATCAATAGAATATTCTACTTTCAGGTTACCATTTACTGTTCCGTTGTTGTAAACAAAAGTTTTATACTTGAATGAGATATCCAGTTTCCCTCCATTGGATGCTGTTGAAGAGTAGGTAGTAGATCCGGTAGCACCACCACTCCAGAATCCTCTTGTCAAACCATAAGTTCCGGCACAAACAGCTTCTACTC belongs to Chryseobacterium sp. KACC 21268 and includes:
- a CDS encoding T9SS type A sorting domain-containing protein, with the protein product MKKKLLFVGLITSIFSSAQINVSESFENTTYPGFTNVSFYRSGVEAVCAGTYGLTRGFWSGGATGSTTYSSTASNGGKLDISFKYKTFVYNNGTVNGNLKVEYSIDGGQTYVALQTITLASVAACATWTVSLPQNTIPASADFKLRVSGQWMSGDYWVILDDFKLTQSPFLAVSDVAKKEIKVYPNPFKDVIYLDSADSVKSLTISDFSGRKIKIINNISKEIKVSELKKGNYILTIEYNDGSKNQTKLIKE